One segment of Alnus glutinosa chromosome 2, dhAlnGlut1.1, whole genome shotgun sequence DNA contains the following:
- the LOC133859523 gene encoding DNA-directed RNA polymerase 2, chloroplastic/mitochondrial isoform X2 gives MSISKTPISSAILSSKIDHFLLFRKSTIFPLNPSRISAAMWSNIAKRVILKPQRFGLNSHSIRRAHSFLGLTQDLIFNDKFKFRPSELSSCSNYRFPEMGFRRNGEVSSHEDFMGRPSFGFNGFCPKGYASVAEAVSSTDVEEDVSAVEEIQELLQEMGKEEKRQVGYWRRRRHKVLRGMAEGKYRSLRRRQVRIETEAWEQAVKEYKELLMDMCEQKLAPNLPYMKSLFLGWFEPLQDAIEKEQDLCRKGKNRAAYAPFFDQLPAEMMSVITMHKLTGLLMTGGEHGTARVVHAACMIGDAIEQEVRIHKFLEKTKKKKGDKEKENEGGDSDSVIKEQEKLRKKVTNLMKKHKLRAVRQIVKGKDDSKPWGQDSKAKVGSRLIELLMQTAYIQPPANQLADGPPDIRPAFVHSFRVVMKEGKKTSRRYGIIECDPLVLKGLERTARHMVIPYMPMLVPPVKWTGYDKGGHLFLPCYVMRTHGARQQREAVKRACGKQLEPVFEALDTLGNTKWRVNKRVLNVVDRVWAGGGCLADLVDRNDVPLPDEPDTEDGAQLRKWKWKVKSVKKENSERHSQRCDIELKLAVARKMKDEEGFFYPHNLDFRGRAYPMHPYLNHLGSDLCRGILEFAEGRPLGKSGFRWLKIHLANLYAGGVDKLSHEGRLAFTENHLDDIFDSADRPLEGRRWWLNAEDPFQCLAVCMNITEALRSSSPETFISHIPVHQDGSCNGLQHYAALGRDKVGAASVNLVAGEKPADVYSGIAARVLEIMQRDAQKDPNIFPEALRARILINQVDRKLVKQTVMTSVYGVTYIGAREQIKKRLKERGAIADDAELFGASCYAAKTTLTALGEMFEAARSIMSWLGECAKIIASENQPVRWTTPLGLPVVQPYRKLGRHLVKTSLQVLTLQRETEKVMVKRQRTAFPPNFVHSLDGSHMMMTAIACKKAGLNFAGVHDSYWTHACDVDEMSRILREKFVELYERPILENLLESFQQSFPALSFPLLPERGDFDLKDVLESPYFFN, from the exons ATGTCCATCAGTAAAACCCCAATATCCTCTGCGATTCTCAGCAGCAAAATCgatcattttcttctctttcgcAAATCCACAATTTTTCCACTAAACCCTTCAAGGATTTCCGCAGCCATGTGGAGCAACATTGCCAAGCGGGTCATTTTGAAGCCCCAGAGATTCGGCCTCAACTCCCACTCTATCAGACGGGCTCATAGTTTTCTGGGTCTTACCCAGGACCTGATTTTCAATGATAAATTCAAATTTAGGCCCTCCGAGCTTAGCTCTTGCTCGAATTACCGGTTTCCGGAAATGGGCTTTCGTCGAAATGGCGAAGTTTCGTCTCATGAGGACTTTATGGGGAGGCCAAGTTTTGGGTTTAATGGGTTTTGTCCCAAAGGTTATGCGAGCGTGGCCGAGGCGGTTTCATCTACGGATGTTGAGGAAGATGTCTCGGCAGTGGAGGAGATTCAAGAATTGTTGCAGGAAATGGGTAAAGAAGAGAAGAGGCAGGTTGGCTATTGGCGGCGGAGGCGGCATAAGGTGCTGAGGGGAATGGCGGAAGGGAAGTATCGGTCGCTTAGGAGGAGGCAGGTGAGGATTGAGACTGAGGCGTGGGAACAGGCGGTGAAGGAGTATAAGGAGCTTTTGATGGACATGTGTGAGCAGAAGTTGGCTCCGAATTTGCCGTATATGAAGTCGCTTTTTCTTGGTTGGTTTGAGCCTTTGCAGGATGCCATTGAAAAGGAGCAAGACTTGTGCCGGAAAGGGAAGAACAGGGCAGCCTACGCTCCGTTTTTCGACCAGTTGCCGGCTGAAATGATGTCGGTTATCACAATGCATAAGTTGACGGGCTTATTGATGACAGGAGGTGAACATGGGACTGCGAGGGTGGTACATGCCGCTTGCATGATAGGTGATGCCATTGAGCAGGAG GTTAGAATTCACAAGTTCttggagaaaacaaaaaagaagaagggtgataaagagaaggaaaatgaaggAGGTGACTCTGATTCTGTTATCAAGGAACAAGAGAAGTTAAGAAAAAAGGTCACTAATTTGATGAAGAAGCACAAGCTGCGAGCAGTAAGGCAGATAGTGAAGGGAAAGGATGATTCAAAACCCTGGGGCCAGGACTCTAAGGCTAAG GTTGGGAGCCGTCTGATTGAACTGCTGATGCAAACAGCTTATATACAACCTCCAGCCAATCAATTAGCAGATGGCCCGCCTGATATTCGACCTGCATTTGTACACTCTTTCAGAGTTGTAATGAAGGAAGGAAA GAAAACCAGCAGAAGATATGGAATTATTGAATGTGACCCTCTAGTTCTCAAAGGTCTTGAGAGAACT GCAAGGCACATGGTGATTCCTTATATGCCAATGTTGGTGCCCCCAGTCAAGTGGACAGG TTATGACAAAGGAGGGCACTTGTTCTTGCCATGCTATGTCATGCGCACTCATGGAGCCAGACAACAACGTGAAGCAGTTAAGAGGGCCTGTGGGAAACAACTAGAACCTGTTTTTGAg GCCCTGGATACTCTTGGAAATACTAAATGGAGGGTAAATAAGAGGGTACTTAATGTTGTAGATAGAGTATGGGCTGGTGGCGGCTGTCTTGCTGATTTGGTGGACCGCAATGAT GTTCCTTTACCAGATGAGCCAGATACTGAAGACGGAGCTCAGCTTaggaaatggaaatggaaagtCAAATCCGTGAAGAAAGAGAACAGTGAGAGACATTCACAGCGTTGTGACATAGAACTTAAACTCGCT GTAGCACGAAAAATGAAGGATGAAGAAGGGTTTTTCTACCCACATAACCTTGACTTTCGAGGTCGTGCATACCCAATGCACCCATACTTAAATCACCTTGGTTCAGATCTATGCCGGGGTATTTTAGAATTTGCAGAAGGACGCCCTCTTGGAAAGTCAGGCTTTCGATGGTTAAAGATACACTTAGCAAATCTATATGCTGGTGGTGTGGACAAATTATCTCATGAGGGTCGACTAGCATTTACTGAGAACCATTTGGATGATATATTTGATTCTGCAGACAGGCCACTTGAAGGCAGACGGTGGTGGTTGAATGCTGAAGATCCATTTCAGTGCTTGGCTGTGTGTATGAATATAACTGAGGCTTTGAGAAGTTCGTCCCCAGAGACCTTTATTTCACATATTCCTGTACATCAG GATGGTTCTTGCAATGGTTTACAACACTATGCTGCTCTCGGAAGAGACAAG GTGGGAGCAGCTTCCGTCAATTTAGTTGCGGGAGAGAAGCCTGCAGATGTTTACTCAGGAATAGCTGCTAG AGTGTTAGAGATCATGCAGAGGGATGCACAAAAAGATCCTAATATTTTTCCGGAAGCATTGCGTGCAAGAATATTGATTAATCAG GTGGACAGGAAATTGGTGAAGCAAACAGTGATGACATCAGTCTATGGTGTCACTTACATCGGTGCTAGAGAACAGATCAAGAAGAGGTTGAAGGAACGCGGTGCAATTGCAGATGATGCAGAGCTCTTTGGTGCTTCTTGTTATGCTGCAAAG ACCACCCTAACTGCCTTGGGGGAGATGTTTGAAGCTGCACGCAGTATCATGAGCTGGCTTGGTGAATGTGCTAAA ATAATTGCATCTGAAAATCAGCCAGTGCGGTGGACAACTCCACTTGGACTTCCTGTTGTGCAACCTTACCGCAAATTGGGAAGGCATCTT GTAAAAACCTCTCTTCAGGTTTTGACACTACAGCGAGAAACAGAAAAG GTAATGGTCAAGCGGCAGAGGACAGCTTTCCCACCAAACTTTGTTCACTCCCTTGATGGTTCTCATATGATGATGACTGCAATTGCCTGCAAAAAGGCAGGCTTGAATTTTGCAG GAGTTCATGATTCATACTGGACGCATGCATGTGATGTGGATGAAATGAGCAGGATACTTAGAGAAAAGTTTGTTGAACTCTACGAGAGACCAATACTGGAGAAT
- the LOC133859523 gene encoding DNA-directed RNA polymerase 2, chloroplastic/mitochondrial isoform X1 gives MSISKTPISSAILSSKIDHFLLFRKSTIFPLNPSRISAAMWSNIAKRVILKPQRFGLNSHSIRRAHSFLGLTQDLIFNDKFKFRPSELSSCSNYRFPEMGFRRNGEVSSHEDFMGRPSFGFNGFCPKGYASVAEAVSSTDVEEDVSAVEEIQELLQEMGKEEKRQVGYWRRRRHKVLRGMAEGKYRSLRRRQVRIETEAWEQAVKEYKELLMDMCEQKLAPNLPYMKSLFLGWFEPLQDAIEKEQDLCRKGKNRAAYAPFFDQLPAEMMSVITMHKLTGLLMTGGEHGTARVVHAACMIGDAIEQEVRIHKFLEKTKKKKGDKEKENEGGDSDSVIKEQEKLRKKVTNLMKKHKLRAVRQIVKGKDDSKPWGQDSKAKVGSRLIELLMQTAYIQPPANQLADGPPDIRPAFVHSFRVVMKEGKKTSRRYGIIECDPLVLKGLERTARHMVIPYMPMLVPPVKWTGYDKGGHLFLPCYVMRTHGARQQREAVKRACGKQLEPVFEALDTLGNTKWRVNKRVLNVVDRVWAGGGCLADLVDRNDVPLPDEPDTEDGAQLRKWKWKVKSVKKENSERHSQRCDIELKLAVARKMKDEEGFFYPHNLDFRGRAYPMHPYLNHLGSDLCRGILEFAEGRPLGKSGFRWLKIHLANLYAGGVDKLSHEGRLAFTENHLDDIFDSADRPLEGRRWWLNAEDPFQCLAVCMNITEALRSSSPETFISHIPVHQDGSCNGLQHYAALGRDKVVGAASVNLVAGEKPADVYSGIAARVLEIMQRDAQKDPNIFPEALRARILINQVDRKLVKQTVMTSVYGVTYIGAREQIKKRLKERGAIADDAELFGASCYAAKTTLTALGEMFEAARSIMSWLGECAKIIASENQPVRWTTPLGLPVVQPYRKLGRHLVKTSLQVLTLQRETEKVMVKRQRTAFPPNFVHSLDGSHMMMTAIACKKAGLNFAGVHDSYWTHACDVDEMSRILREKFVELYERPILENLLESFQQSFPALSFPLLPERGDFDLKDVLESPYFFN, from the exons ATGTCCATCAGTAAAACCCCAATATCCTCTGCGATTCTCAGCAGCAAAATCgatcattttcttctctttcgcAAATCCACAATTTTTCCACTAAACCCTTCAAGGATTTCCGCAGCCATGTGGAGCAACATTGCCAAGCGGGTCATTTTGAAGCCCCAGAGATTCGGCCTCAACTCCCACTCTATCAGACGGGCTCATAGTTTTCTGGGTCTTACCCAGGACCTGATTTTCAATGATAAATTCAAATTTAGGCCCTCCGAGCTTAGCTCTTGCTCGAATTACCGGTTTCCGGAAATGGGCTTTCGTCGAAATGGCGAAGTTTCGTCTCATGAGGACTTTATGGGGAGGCCAAGTTTTGGGTTTAATGGGTTTTGTCCCAAAGGTTATGCGAGCGTGGCCGAGGCGGTTTCATCTACGGATGTTGAGGAAGATGTCTCGGCAGTGGAGGAGATTCAAGAATTGTTGCAGGAAATGGGTAAAGAAGAGAAGAGGCAGGTTGGCTATTGGCGGCGGAGGCGGCATAAGGTGCTGAGGGGAATGGCGGAAGGGAAGTATCGGTCGCTTAGGAGGAGGCAGGTGAGGATTGAGACTGAGGCGTGGGAACAGGCGGTGAAGGAGTATAAGGAGCTTTTGATGGACATGTGTGAGCAGAAGTTGGCTCCGAATTTGCCGTATATGAAGTCGCTTTTTCTTGGTTGGTTTGAGCCTTTGCAGGATGCCATTGAAAAGGAGCAAGACTTGTGCCGGAAAGGGAAGAACAGGGCAGCCTACGCTCCGTTTTTCGACCAGTTGCCGGCTGAAATGATGTCGGTTATCACAATGCATAAGTTGACGGGCTTATTGATGACAGGAGGTGAACATGGGACTGCGAGGGTGGTACATGCCGCTTGCATGATAGGTGATGCCATTGAGCAGGAG GTTAGAATTCACAAGTTCttggagaaaacaaaaaagaagaagggtgataaagagaaggaaaatgaaggAGGTGACTCTGATTCTGTTATCAAGGAACAAGAGAAGTTAAGAAAAAAGGTCACTAATTTGATGAAGAAGCACAAGCTGCGAGCAGTAAGGCAGATAGTGAAGGGAAAGGATGATTCAAAACCCTGGGGCCAGGACTCTAAGGCTAAG GTTGGGAGCCGTCTGATTGAACTGCTGATGCAAACAGCTTATATACAACCTCCAGCCAATCAATTAGCAGATGGCCCGCCTGATATTCGACCTGCATTTGTACACTCTTTCAGAGTTGTAATGAAGGAAGGAAA GAAAACCAGCAGAAGATATGGAATTATTGAATGTGACCCTCTAGTTCTCAAAGGTCTTGAGAGAACT GCAAGGCACATGGTGATTCCTTATATGCCAATGTTGGTGCCCCCAGTCAAGTGGACAGG TTATGACAAAGGAGGGCACTTGTTCTTGCCATGCTATGTCATGCGCACTCATGGAGCCAGACAACAACGTGAAGCAGTTAAGAGGGCCTGTGGGAAACAACTAGAACCTGTTTTTGAg GCCCTGGATACTCTTGGAAATACTAAATGGAGGGTAAATAAGAGGGTACTTAATGTTGTAGATAGAGTATGGGCTGGTGGCGGCTGTCTTGCTGATTTGGTGGACCGCAATGAT GTTCCTTTACCAGATGAGCCAGATACTGAAGACGGAGCTCAGCTTaggaaatggaaatggaaagtCAAATCCGTGAAGAAAGAGAACAGTGAGAGACATTCACAGCGTTGTGACATAGAACTTAAACTCGCT GTAGCACGAAAAATGAAGGATGAAGAAGGGTTTTTCTACCCACATAACCTTGACTTTCGAGGTCGTGCATACCCAATGCACCCATACTTAAATCACCTTGGTTCAGATCTATGCCGGGGTATTTTAGAATTTGCAGAAGGACGCCCTCTTGGAAAGTCAGGCTTTCGATGGTTAAAGATACACTTAGCAAATCTATATGCTGGTGGTGTGGACAAATTATCTCATGAGGGTCGACTAGCATTTACTGAGAACCATTTGGATGATATATTTGATTCTGCAGACAGGCCACTTGAAGGCAGACGGTGGTGGTTGAATGCTGAAGATCCATTTCAGTGCTTGGCTGTGTGTATGAATATAACTGAGGCTTTGAGAAGTTCGTCCCCAGAGACCTTTATTTCACATATTCCTGTACATCAG GATGGTTCTTGCAATGGTTTACAACACTATGCTGCTCTCGGAAGAGACAAGGTA GTGGGAGCAGCTTCCGTCAATTTAGTTGCGGGAGAGAAGCCTGCAGATGTTTACTCAGGAATAGCTGCTAG AGTGTTAGAGATCATGCAGAGGGATGCACAAAAAGATCCTAATATTTTTCCGGAAGCATTGCGTGCAAGAATATTGATTAATCAG GTGGACAGGAAATTGGTGAAGCAAACAGTGATGACATCAGTCTATGGTGTCACTTACATCGGTGCTAGAGAACAGATCAAGAAGAGGTTGAAGGAACGCGGTGCAATTGCAGATGATGCAGAGCTCTTTGGTGCTTCTTGTTATGCTGCAAAG ACCACCCTAACTGCCTTGGGGGAGATGTTTGAAGCTGCACGCAGTATCATGAGCTGGCTTGGTGAATGTGCTAAA ATAATTGCATCTGAAAATCAGCCAGTGCGGTGGACAACTCCACTTGGACTTCCTGTTGTGCAACCTTACCGCAAATTGGGAAGGCATCTT GTAAAAACCTCTCTTCAGGTTTTGACACTACAGCGAGAAACAGAAAAG GTAATGGTCAAGCGGCAGAGGACAGCTTTCCCACCAAACTTTGTTCACTCCCTTGATGGTTCTCATATGATGATGACTGCAATTGCCTGCAAAAAGGCAGGCTTGAATTTTGCAG GAGTTCATGATTCATACTGGACGCATGCATGTGATGTGGATGAAATGAGCAGGATACTTAGAGAAAAGTTTGTTGAACTCTACGAGAGACCAATACTGGAGAAT